The Xanthobacter flavus genome includes a window with the following:
- a CDS encoding Gfo/Idh/MocA family protein — MAAPLRVGLIGAGWVTQHHLRGWAALGEAAKVVAIADPSAERAAERADAFGIPAVFTGAEAMLAAGGLDAVDIAAPRAVHAELARIAARHGLPILCQKPLAPTLPEAEQLVADIGGRVRLMVHENWRFRAYYRQAAEWLRAGRIGAVRAAHVSLVTSGTVPDAEGRFQALERQPFMREERRMLVAEVLIHHLDTLRMLLGPLKVEAAALSRTCNAMAGEDGAVIQLSTANGAGVSIFASFAAYGVPPQQADRLTILGEAGTLRLDGSTLSLAGPHAERLDYDPEATYLGSYAATIAHFVGCLESGAAFETSPEDNLETLRLVEDCYRLSGFETANRSAA; from the coding sequence CGCCGGCTGGGTCACCCAGCATCACCTCAGGGGCTGGGCGGCGCTGGGCGAGGCGGCGAAAGTCGTGGCCATCGCCGACCCGTCCGCCGAGCGCGCCGCCGAGCGGGCGGATGCTTTCGGCATTCCCGCCGTCTTCACCGGCGCCGAGGCGATGCTGGCGGCCGGCGGCCTCGATGCGGTGGACATCGCCGCGCCCCGCGCCGTCCATGCGGAACTCGCCCGCATCGCCGCCCGGCATGGCCTGCCCATCCTGTGCCAGAAGCCCCTCGCTCCGACCTTGCCGGAGGCGGAGCAACTGGTGGCGGACATCGGCGGGCGGGTGCGCCTGATGGTGCATGAGAACTGGCGTTTCCGCGCCTACTACCGGCAGGCGGCCGAATGGCTCCGCGCCGGGCGCATCGGCGCGGTGCGCGCTGCCCACGTCTCCCTCGTCACATCAGGCACCGTGCCGGACGCGGAGGGGAGGTTCCAGGCGCTGGAGCGCCAGCCCTTCATGCGCGAGGAGCGGCGGATGCTGGTGGCGGAGGTGCTGATCCATCACCTCGACACCCTGCGCATGCTGCTCGGTCCGCTGAAGGTGGAGGCCGCCGCCCTCAGCCGCACCTGCAATGCCATGGCGGGCGAGGATGGCGCCGTCATCCAGCTCTCCACCGCGAACGGCGCCGGCGTTTCCATCTTCGCCAGCTTCGCGGCCTATGGCGTGCCGCCGCAGCAGGCGGACCGGCTGACCATCCTCGGCGAGGCCGGAACCTTGCGTCTCGACGGCTCCACCCTCAGCCTCGCCGGCCCCCATGCCGAGCGGCTGGACTATGATCCCGAGGCGACCTATCTCGGCTCCTATGCCGCGACGATCGCCCATTTCGTCGGGTGCCTTGAGAGCGGCGCGGCCTTCGAGACGTCGCCCGAGGACAATCTGGAGACCTTGCGGCTGGTGGAAGACTGCTACAGGCTTTCCGGATTCGAGACGGCGAACAGGAGCGCCGCATGA